The sequence TCCACCGCACCCAGATCATGAAAATCATCAAGCCATAGGCCTTGATTAAAAACCAGATGGCGTTGCTGTATTCACCAAAAGGCAGCGGAATACCCCGCCACCCCCCGAGAAACAGGGTAGTGGCAATGGAACAGACAACGAACATATTGGCATATTCAGCCAACATGAAAAGACTGAAGCCCATGCCACTGTATTCCGTATGATAGCCTGCCGTCAACTCGCTTTCAGCCTCAGGGAGATCAAAAGGAGCCCGGTTAGTCTCGGCAAAGGAGGCAACTATATAAATAAGAAAAGCGATGGGCTGAACCAGAAAAAACCAGATTTTATTCTGGGCCTGAACAATCCCCTGCATGCTGAAAGTATTGGTCATCAGGATCACCGCCAACAATGACAACAGCATGGGAATTTCATAGGAGATATTCTGGGCCACCGAACGCATGGCACCAAAAAGCGAATATTTATTATTTGAACTCCAGCCAGCCATGAGAATAGCCATGACATTAAGGGAAGAAATGGCCAGGATAAATATCAAGCCAATATCAAAATCACGCCCCTGCAGCTTCGGACTGAAAGGAATGACCATCAGCGGCAGGACCACCGGCACAAAGGAAAGCAGCGGTGCCAGGCGAAAGAGAAAACGGTCCGCATCCTTAGGGATAATAAGTTGTTTGCCGATCAGCTTAAAGCCGTCAATAAGCAACTGCAGAATCCCGTGGGGTCCGACTTCCATCAGACCCGGACGGCGCTGGATCCGGGCGGAAAGCTTACGTTCCAGATAGCCCATAACCAAGGCATTAAGGAAGACAAAGGCGACGATCAAGACTACCGCAATCACCATCCGCAACAGTATTAGATTTCCAGCCGTTTCCATATATTCTACCTGTCGATCTCAGGAATAACCAAATCAAGACTGCCCATGGCGGCTACCAGATCAGAAAGGAGCATTCCCCGGCACAGTTCCGGCAACACACTGAGATTAGAATAGGATGGCACCCTGATTTTCAGGCGATAGGGCACATCACTGCCATCACTGATCAGATAATAAACCAACGACCCGCGGGCTGTTTCAACCGAAAAGTTACAGTCTCCGGCCGGCAGCTTCAGTTTCTTGGGCACCTTGCTACGGTACTGACCCTCAGGCAATTTATCCAAGGCCTGCTCGATAATGCGCAAGCTCTGCTCCATTTCCTTAAAACGCACCAGAAAGCGATCCATGGCATCACCATGTTCGCCCACGGGGATATCAAAATCAAATTCGGGATAGACTGAATAGGGCTCGCTTTTGCGCATATCGTAGTAAATACCCGATCCCCGGGCAACCGGACCGGTGACTCCATAGCGGCGGCACATATCAGCATCAATTACCCCAATGCCCTTCATTCGATTGATAAAAATAACGTTGTCGTTCACCAGATTTTCATACATACTGAATCGGCTGCGCAGACGTTTGATGAATTCCCGGGTTCGCTCAACAAATATGTCATCA is a genomic window of Pseudomonadota bacterium containing:
- a CDS encoding NADH-quinone oxidoreductase subunit D yields the protein HRFFLNMGPQHPSTHGVLRVILEMDGEYIIEPQPVLGYGHRMQEKMAECRSWPGFLPNTGRMDYAAVLPYNHGYVALIERLTGVEVPLRAEYIRVITSELNRIASHLIWYGALLLDLGAFTPILYTFDDREQILDILEDITGSRLTYCYFRVGGVSKDIDDIFVERTREFIKRLRSRFSMYENLVNDNVIFINRMKGIGVIDADMCRRYGVTGPVARGSGIYYDMRKSEPYSVYPEFDFDIPVGEHGDAMDRFLVRFKEMEQSLRIIEQALDKLPEGQYRSKVPKKLKLPAGDCNFSVETARGSLVYYLISDGSDVPYRLKIRVPSYSNLSVLPELCRGMLLSDLVAAMGSLDLVIPEIDR
- the nuoH gene encoding NADH-quinone oxidoreductase subunit NuoH — translated: METAGNLILLRMVIAVVLIVAFVFLNALVMGYLERKLSARIQRRPGLMEVGPHGILQLLIDGFKLIGKQLIIPKDADRFLFRLAPLLSFVPVVLPLMVIPFSPKLQGRDFDIGLIFILAISSLNVMAILMAGWSSNNKYSLFGAMRSVAQNISYEIPMLLSLLAVILMTNTFSMQGIVQAQNKIWFFLVQPIAFLIYIVASFAETNRAPFDLPEAESELTAGYHTEYSGMGFSLFMLAEYANMFVVCSIATTLFLGGWRGIPLPFGEYSNAIWFLIKAYGLMIFMIWVRWTYPRTRFDQLMNFCWKYLIPFALVNLLVTAVLVKLL